CTTGTGCCGGGAGCCCTGCAGCACGTCGATCTCGTGCTCCGCCATGTAGGCGACGAACTCGGCCATCTTCTCGGGCGGGTACTGGCCATCCGCATGCAAGCAGACGACGTACTCGGCGGGTGTTTCCGCAGAGAGCCGCAGGCCCTTTCTCACGGCCGTCCCGTAGCCGTGGTTCTCGGCCTCTGCGACCAGCCGCACCTTCGGGAAACGCTCCGTCGCCCTCCGCACGGCTCCGCTGGTGTCGTCCTGGCTGCCGTCGTTGATGACGAGCACCTCACAGACCGCGGGCCAGAAGGCTTCGGGTATGCGCTCGATCACCGCTTCGATGGTCTGCTCCGCCTGGTAGGCGGGAATGAAGATCGTGGTCGGATGCATGGGATCCAGGACGCTAGCCCTTGGGCGATGTCTTGGCACCATCGTCGGCGCAGCCCGCGACCTCGGTGGCGTGGTGTGCCAGCTTGGCGATGGCGTCGAGTGCCTCGCAGCGCTCCTCGGCGCTGAACGTGGAATCGGTTTGGACTTCTGCCGCCAACCCGTCGAACGTCACGGTCTCGGCGCTCATCCGCAGACCTCCGCCGGCTTCCGTGTCGAAGATCATCGAGCGATGGCTCTCGGCAGTGGTTTCGTCCCAGGCCGTCCAGGCGGGCAGGGTGCCGGCCCGCCCAAGGCCCGGGTCTCCGGTCGCCGCGAAACGTGTCCAATAGGACATCATCGCGTCGGAGAGGCCCGCGCGGCCGGGCTCATTCTCTTCATTCGAGATGATGCGCAAGAAGCCCAGATCAAAGGTGCCGAACACGAAGGGAATCTCCAGGCCGTGCCCCGCGCCGAGCAGCCTGGCCAGATCGAACCCGAGTCGCTTCGGTTCTTCGTCCCAATCGAAACGGTAGACGAAGACCTGGCCCGGTTGATGCCCGTGCAAGGCGCTCGCGATTTCATCGGCACCGTCGGCTTTCCACAGCGCGCTGCCGAAGTAGGCGTCCCGTTCGTAGACCTCCCAATCGCGCACCTGCGGGAAGAGGCCGAACCAACGGCGGATGTACTCGGGATCGCCGAACATGAAGGTCTTGCTCTCGTCGCGGTTCGTGCCGAGGACGACAGGCACACGGTGTTGATCGCCGCGGGCGAAGGCCTCGTGGAACGGGCGGGAGGGAAGCACCGACCCTTCCCGGAAGACCATCGGAAGCTCGTCGAAGAGGTTCCCTTCGCCTCGGCCACCGGCGACGAGCGGTGCCCAGATTTCGTCCGCGCTCTTGCTGCGGAGATAGGTCGCAAGCGCGTCTTCGCTCAGGCTCTCCACGTGTTCGCGAGCTTCGTCCGGGCCGCTCGTCGTCGGCTCTGCCCGTACGAGGGCCGCCGTGATCTCCGAGGAACTCCAGCGCTTGCCGGATCGGGCCGCATCCCGCCAGTTCTCGGCTTCGTGCGGGTCGGACGACCAGGTCCCGCCGCTCTGGGTGATCGCTCGGTGGAAGAGCCCCTCCGCCGGCTTGGCCAGCAACAGGCTGATCACGTTCAAGCCCCCAGCACTCTCTCCGAAGATCGTGACGTTTCCGGGATCACCGCCAAAGGCACTGATGTTGATGTTCACCCAACGCAGGGCTTCGACCAGATCCAGCGTGCCAAAGTTGCCCGACGCATCGAACTCGCTCTCGGCACCTGCGCGGAGTGCCTGGTGGCGCATCCAGCCGAGCGGCCCCAGACGATAGTTGACCGCGACGACGATAACGCCGTGCCGTTCGGCGAGGACGCTTCCGTCGTAGCCGCTGCCTTCGCCGATGACGTTTCCGCCGCCGTGGATCCAGAACATGACAGGCCGTCGGGCACCACCGCGTGGCACCTCCTTCGGCGCGAACACGGGCGCGAATACATTCAGGTAGAGGCAATCCTCGTCGCCCACCATTCCGCTTTCCCGAGGCTCGCGACCCTGGGTGAGCATGCTGGTCGGCTGCGGGCAGGCCGAGCCGTCGCTCACCGCCTGGCGAACGCCAGGCCAGGCCGCTGCCGGCCGAGGGGCCATCCAACGCAAAGGACCGACCGGCGCTTTCGCGAAGGGCAGGCCTCGCCACACGTGGGCGCCGATTTCGTTGGTGGCGCCGATCGTCACGCCGGCCGGCAGGACCCGTCGTGTGGCAGCCTCCACCGCGGTCGCCGGGGCTTCCGGGGAGTGGGCACAAGCCAAGACACCACCGAGCAGGGCAAGTGCGAAACAGAGAAGAGCGTCCGATCTGGGCACGCAGGGGCCTCCTGAGAAAGAACGGGAGGGTACCCGAACCACGGGGATCCCGAAGATCCAGAACAGCGGTAGAATCCATGCTCTTTCGAGATCCGCACGGCAAGACGTTCCGTGCATTTGATGAGCAGGAGATCTGCAATGGCCGCAATCAAGGCTGGAACCCGTTTCAAGAGCGCCGTATGCGACACCCAGGTAATGGTGATCGCGGCACCTGAAGGAGAGCTGGAGCTGAGCTGTGGCGGCTCTCCCCTGGTGGATGTGACCGCTGACGCATCTGGTGGCGAGATCGATGCAAACCACAAGAACGGCACCCAGATCGGCAAGCGCTACGTCAACAAAGCCGGCGATCTGGAGCTGCTCTGCACCAAGCCC
This genomic interval from bacterium contains the following:
- a CDS encoding glycosyltransferase family 2 protein, which gives rise to MHPTTIFIPAYQAEQTIEAVIERIPEAFWPAVCEVLVINDGSQDDTSGAVRRATERFPKVRLVAEAENHGYGTAVRKGLRLSAETPAEYVVCLHADGQYPPEKMAEFVAYMAEHEIDVLQGSRHKDGTASQGGMPFYKVVAGKILTWLENWTFGLQMSDYHSGFMLYSRKAVENIPFESLSYYFDFDLEVIASARARGLSVGELGIPTRYDDEESHLNPIWYGLRCLRVMLRYRLGRY
- a CDS encoding carboxylesterase family protein encodes the protein MPRSDALLCFALALLGGVLACAHSPEAPATAVEAATRRVLPAGVTIGATNEIGAHVWRGLPFAKAPVGPLRWMAPRPAAAWPGVRQAVSDGSACPQPTSMLTQGREPRESGMVGDEDCLYLNVFAPVFAPKEVPRGGARRPVMFWIHGGGNVIGEGSGYDGSVLAERHGVIVVAVNYRLGPLGWMRHQALRAGAESEFDASGNFGTLDLVEALRWVNINISAFGGDPGNVTIFGESAGGLNVISLLLAKPAEGLFHRAITQSGGTWSSDPHEAENWRDAARSGKRWSSSEITAALVRAEPTTSGPDEAREHVESLSEDALATYLRSKSADEIWAPLVAGGRGEGNLFDELPMVFREGSVLPSRPFHEAFARGDQHRVPVVLGTNRDESKTFMFGDPEYIRRWFGLFPQVRDWEVYERDAYFGSALWKADGADEIASALHGHQPGQVFVYRFDWDEEPKRLGFDLARLLGAGHGLEIPFVFGTFDLGFLRIISNEENEPGRAGLSDAMMSYWTRFAATGDPGLGRAGTLPAWTAWDETTAESHRSMIFDTEAGGGLRMSAETVTFDGLAAEVQTDSTFSAEERCEALDAIAKLAHHATEVAGCADDGAKTSPKG